One genomic region from Geotrypetes seraphini chromosome 13, aGeoSer1.1, whole genome shotgun sequence encodes:
- the FAM72A gene encoding protein FAM72A encodes MSSSPCSFKNRCVSLLCCTFCQHVLSSRGMKAVLLADSETELYSTDIPPSNAVDFVGSCYFTDICGCKLKDVACLKCGNIVGYHVIVPCKSCLLSCNNGHFWMFHGKAVFGVNRLDPSGMNLLLWGNLPDTEEKESEQSFSLPEEECIR; translated from the exons ATGTCTAGCAGTCCTTGTAGTTTTAAGAACAGATGTGTCTCGCTCTTATGCTGCACCTTTTGCCAGCATGTTCTCAGCTCTAGGGGTATGAAGGCCGTGCTGCTGGCAGATAGCGAGACGGAGCTCTATTCCACTGATATCCCCCCTTCCAA TGCTGTGGACTTTGTTGGGAGCTGTTATTTCACAGACATTTGTGGGTGTAAACTGAAGGATGTAGCGTGCTTGAAGTG TGGCAACATCGTGGGCTATCACGTGATTGTCCCCTGCAAGTCCTGCCTCCTCTCCTGTAACAATGGCCACTTTTGGATGTTTCATGGCAAGGCTGTTTTTGGTGTCAACAGACTGGATCCGTCAG GTATGAACTTGCTTCTGTGGGGAAACCTGCCTGACACCGAGGAAAAGGAATCGGAGCAATCGTTTAGCCTCCCCGAGGAAGAGTGCATCAGATAA